A part of Limihaloglobus sulfuriphilus genomic DNA contains:
- a CDS encoding AAA family ATPase, protein MNNDEFSKELSEGKELAGEFLTLFNAVKDEVHKVFVGHDDLVNNVLSALFAGGHVLLEGVPGLGKTLLARTLSTTLNLDYSRIQFTPDLMPADIVGSMVLVEKPGGGHEITFQNGPVITNFILADEINRATPKTQSAMLEAMQEAQVSVGTRTIDLPQPNIVIATQNPIEQDGTYPLPEAQLDRFLVKLIVGYPKRNEYEKILNLTTGSQMPELKQIAGGEDILRLRKIVRSVEVSHQVQDYAVKIVMATQPGTEFVTNEVRDNVALGSSPRGAQGLMLMGKVRALLDGRFALSCQDIRDVAKPVLRHRIMLNFHGYSNKVSVDSLISGILEKVPEVSEVDVETLSEEEQPEINLSGSDNISDISEALKNLSKPNE, encoded by the coding sequence ATGAATAATGACGAGTTTAGCAAAGAACTATCAGAAGGTAAAGAGCTTGCGGGCGAGTTTTTAACGCTCTTCAACGCGGTAAAAGACGAGGTTCACAAGGTTTTTGTCGGCCATGATGATCTTGTAAATAATGTCCTTTCGGCACTGTTTGCCGGCGGCCATGTTCTGCTTGAGGGCGTTCCGGGCCTTGGCAAGACTCTTTTGGCACGCACGCTTTCGACAACGCTGAATCTGGATTATTCCAGAATCCAGTTTACACCGGATCTTATGCCTGCTGATATTGTAGGTTCTATGGTACTTGTCGAAAAACCCGGCGGCGGGCATGAAATCACGTTTCAGAACGGGCCTGTTATTACGAACTTTATATTAGCCGACGAGATTAACCGTGCAACGCCTAAGACTCAGTCAGCGATGCTTGAGGCTATGCAGGAAGCACAGGTATCCGTGGGAACACGCACAATTGATTTGCCCCAGCCGAACATAGTGATAGCCACGCAAAACCCAATCGAGCAGGATGGAACGTATCCTCTGCCCGAGGCCCAGCTTGACCGTTTTCTGGTAAAACTGATAGTCGGCTATCCTAAGCGTAATGAATATGAGAAGATACTGAATTTGACAACCGGCTCACAGATGCCGGAGCTTAAGCAGATAGCCGGCGGTGAGGATATTCTGCGTCTTCGCAAAATCGTCAGAAGCGTAGAAGTCAGCCATCAGGTACAGGACTACGCGGTCAAGATTGTAATGGCTACACAGCCCGGGACAGAGTTTGTGACAAATGAAGTCCGCGACAATGTTGCTCTTGGTTCGAGTCCGCGTGGAGCACAGGGTCTGATGCTGATGGGCAAGGTTCGTGCTCTGCTGGACGGGCGTTTTGCCTTATCGTGCCAGGATATCAGAGATGTTGCCAAACCGGTGCTTCGTCACAGAATAATGCTGAATTTCCACGGCTATTCGAATAAGGTGTCGGTTGATTCGCTTATCAGCGGCATACTCGAAAAGGTGCCTGAAGTCTCAGAAGTTGATGTTGAGACGCTCAGCGAAGAAGAGCAGCCTGAAATAAATCTCTCGGGCAGCGATAATATCTCGGACATCTCAGAGGCGCTTAAAAATCTTAGTAAACCCAATGAATGA